In one Marinomonas maritima genomic region, the following are encoded:
- a CDS encoding phage virion morphogenesis protein, whose protein sequence is MSSSGVSANWSGVKDIEYSLMLLQLSDKKKRRITGNIARSIKTQTRKNIKNQSSVTGKRFKDRKRKRTLKGKMLSGFGRDKNFFVKTSAESAQVSWKGEMAGLAKIHQEGAQFKSKPRKISRQKLEEMKGMMAQRWQARLMNSMGFKVANKDGGGKRGKAGVKKRRVSQAWIMQYITAFQAMIIIAKLREERGESGGKDIETKIPARHFFPNERAWLTELATQMVTKEFRKAGK, encoded by the coding sequence ATGAGTAGCAGCGGTGTAAGTGCGAATTGGAGCGGCGTTAAAGACATAGAGTACTCGCTCATGTTGCTGCAGTTAAGCGACAAAAAGAAGCGGCGTATTACAGGGAATATTGCCAGAAGCATTAAAACCCAAACGCGAAAAAACATTAAAAACCAAAGCTCGGTAACGGGTAAAAGGTTTAAGGACAGGAAAAGAAAAAGAACGTTAAAAGGCAAGATGTTAAGCGGCTTTGGTAGAGACAAAAACTTCTTTGTAAAAACGTCGGCAGAAAGCGCGCAAGTGTCATGGAAAGGCGAAATGGCAGGGCTGGCAAAAATACACCAAGAAGGGGCGCAATTTAAGTCTAAGCCTCGAAAAATATCTCGGCAAAAACTAGAAGAAATGAAAGGCATGATGGCCCAACGCTGGCAAGCAAGATTAATGAATAGCATGGGTTTTAAGGTTGCTAACAAAGATGGCGGCGGCAAGCGAGGGAAAGCAGGGGTGAAAAAACGGCGAGTATCTCAAGCTTGGATCATGCAATACATAACCGCGTTTCAAGCCATGATTATTATCGCCAAGTTACGCGAGGAAAGAGGCGAAAGCGGCGGCAAGGACATTGAAACAAAGATTCCAGCGCGGCACTTCTTCCCTAATGAACGGGCTTGGTTAACAGAATTAGCCACGCAAATGGTAACAAAAGAATTTAGAAAGGCAGGTAAATAA
- a CDS encoding phage major capsid protein, P2 family, translating into MATKSLSVQGRTQLKAYLNNVYASVGAALGEQFDVTPSVQQRLYEKAVEHGAWFLGMINVAVVTEIKGEKVGLMVAGLITKRTNTNTTDRQTSSVVSEDSKGYECQFTETDVHINYAKLDQWRNRTPQQYGDLYSALYRKAMVDDRVRIGWHGVSIATTTNKATYPNGEDVNKGWIQKVREEAPAQIDEDGLTFGHVDADMRNLDVVVESAKQMIPEHLRDDSELVAFISSDLMSDYRLESLAANGDKATEKTQVNDNRVTGIFAGLKAITPPFFPSGTVIVTYPENLSIYLQEGSLRRHIKDEPKRSRVEDYNSENVDYIVEETDAIGIIKGITKYVPTP; encoded by the coding sequence ATGGCTACAAAATCGTTATCAGTACAGGGCAGAACACAGCTAAAAGCGTATTTAAATAATGTTTACGCGTCGGTGGGTGCTGCGCTTGGCGAACAATTCGACGTCACGCCGTCTGTGCAACAACGCTTGTATGAAAAAGCGGTTGAGCATGGCGCGTGGTTCCTCGGCATGATCAATGTTGCAGTGGTTACCGAAATCAAAGGCGAGAAAGTCGGCCTGATGGTGGCGGGCTTAATCACAAAGCGTACCAACACCAATACCACAGATCGTCAAACATCTAGTGTCGTTAGTGAAGATTCAAAAGGTTACGAATGCCAATTCACCGAAACCGATGTGCATATCAACTATGCAAAATTGGATCAGTGGCGCAACCGTACACCACAGCAATACGGGGATTTGTATTCAGCTTTATATCGTAAGGCGATGGTCGATGACCGTGTGCGCATTGGTTGGCATGGTGTGTCTATTGCGACCACAACAAACAAAGCGACATACCCGAACGGTGAAGACGTCAACAAAGGCTGGATTCAGAAAGTACGTGAAGAAGCGCCAGCACAAATTGACGAAGACGGTTTGACCTTCGGCCATGTTGATGCGGATATGCGTAACTTAGACGTGGTGGTTGAAAGCGCCAAGCAAATGATTCCTGAACATTTGCGCGACGATTCCGAATTGGTCGCGTTCATTTCGTCTGATTTGATGAGCGATTATCGTCTTGAAAGTTTGGCCGCGAATGGCGACAAAGCAACGGAAAAAACACAGGTAAACGATAACCGTGTAACTGGCATTTTTGCTGGCTTAAAAGCGATCACGCCACCGTTTTTCCCGTCTGGCACTGTGATTGTGACCTATCCAGAAAACTTGTCGATCTATCTGCAAGAAGGGTCATTACGTCGTCATATTAAAGACGAGCCGAAACGTTCACGCGTGGAAGATTACAACTCTGAAAACGTGGATTACATCGTCGAAGAAACCGACGCAATCGGCATTATCAAAGGCATTACGAAATACGTACCAACGCCATAA
- a CDS encoding phage tail protein has product MKKMIALRSYLESLSFCHRIEKLDVWAEDLEQTTSGKYDGNSVLLYTMKYRAVFSVEGFVYSKDPIELLHTRLITWLADNDKRSDMEDAELNISPEVLDKHTANIEITIMFEEDVYIVENEAGQIEYAGRTWELADPEHDIAESFDLLSSNE; this is encoded by the coding sequence ATGAAAAAAATGATCGCGTTGCGCTCGTATTTGGAAAGTTTGAGCTTTTGCCATCGCATCGAAAAGCTGGATGTATGGGCGGAAGACTTAGAGCAAACAACAAGCGGCAAATACGACGGTAACAGCGTATTGCTTTACACCATGAAATACCGCGCGGTGTTCTCAGTAGAGGGTTTTGTATACAGCAAAGACCCAATTGAACTGTTGCATACGCGGCTGATTACTTGGCTAGCGGATAACGACAAGCGCAGCGACATGGAAGATGCAGAGTTAAACATCAGTCCTGAAGTTTTAGATAAACACACGGCAAACATTGAAATAACAATCATGTTTGAAGAAGACGTTTACATAGTAGAAAACGAAGCGGGTCAAATTGAATACGCGGGCAGAACATGGGAATTAGCAGATCCTGAACACGATATAGCCGAATCATTTGATCTATTGAGTAGTAATGAGTAG
- the gpM gene encoding phage terminase small subunit: protein MNLIQQRRLARLAKQNAKKEATKPANKDSKGNKPVVSKLRQNMQKAKADAVPVVDQKEPLKTDAPEDKKDEQSEKLDGLENQVDGVEGSVDDLKNDVESQGEKTDALAGTVDELSNDLDSVKDEVSELDSRVDWVENDIEKIKEKLQDDSEFIGNPELETHKAILAASIDEMLNVEDIEDRKAYKAEAIVKLIDFVNGYVSSAAKYPNIVAVWVMIWLFDLGDIARALPLALHLAKQKIHNMPTRFKSKIEVFICDQMYDWANAKLDANKSAGPYLDNLIQTIESDKWQLPDIVHGKMYAMHGKHLEVLGEEEAALSAFEKAMSLNSAAGVKKKMEKLQASLAKKVKES from the coding sequence ATGAACCTAATACAGCAGCGCCGCCTTGCCAGATTAGCGAAGCAAAATGCGAAAAAAGAAGCGACGAAACCAGCCAATAAAGACAGCAAAGGCAATAAGCCGGTTGTCTCTAAATTGCGTCAAAACATGCAAAAAGCCAAAGCTGATGCTGTACCTGTAGTCGATCAAAAAGAACCACTAAAAACGGATGCGCCGGAAGATAAAAAAGACGAGCAGTCCGAAAAGCTAGACGGCTTGGAAAACCAAGTCGACGGCGTGGAAGGCTCGGTTGATGACCTAAAAAACGATGTAGAAAGCCAAGGTGAAAAAACCGACGCGTTGGCCGGAACGGTTGACGAATTAAGCAACGACCTAGACAGCGTAAAAGACGAAGTTAGCGAACTAGATAGCCGTGTTGATTGGGTCGAAAACGACATTGAAAAAATTAAAGAAAAGCTGCAAGACGATTCCGAATTTATCGGCAATCCAGAGCTTGAAACGCACAAAGCGATTTTAGCGGCCAGCATTGACGAAATGCTAAACGTGGAAGACATCGAAGACCGCAAAGCCTACAAAGCCGAAGCCATTGTAAAACTAATCGACTTTGTTAATGGGTATGTGAGTAGTGCCGCGAAATACCCAAACATCGTGGCCGTGTGGGTCATGATTTGGTTGTTTGACTTGGGCGATATTGCCCGCGCGTTGCCATTAGCATTGCACCTTGCTAAACAGAAAATTCACAACATGCCGACGCGTTTTAAATCGAAAATTGAAGTGTTTATCTGTGACCAAATGTACGACTGGGCAAACGCTAAGTTAGACGCGAACAAAAGCGCGGGGCCGTATTTGGACAACTTAATTCAAACGATTGAATCAGACAAATGGCAATTGCCCGATATTGTGCACGGGAAAATGTACGCCATGCACGGCAAGCATTTGGAAGTGCTAGGCGAAGAGGAGGCGGCATTAAGTGCCTTTGAAAAAGCCATGTCATTGAATAGCGCGGCAGGCGTAAAAAAGAAAATGGAAAAGTTACAGGCAAGTTTGGCTAAAAAAGTAAAAGAATCTTAA
- a CDS encoding head completion/stabilization protein — MSLNGKTTASTTTATVITNPRPFFPDIELQAFIDNYRLPGEYNEAPLVYELTGAIRHVNEELTDFVLILQSVIVAETLEAFEAELVDVYKAAVMHWARSGLIKYFETINRKAAAEIQGERNEIIVTEWKVEAQSCIDMLSKRILKVAADSGALGIGRREYADGFRASII; from the coding sequence GTGAGTTTAAACGGTAAAACAACCGCCAGCACGACAACGGCCACGGTGATTACCAACCCGCGCCCGTTCTTCCCTGATATTGAACTACAAGCGTTTATCGATAATTACCGCTTGCCAGGTGAATACAACGAAGCGCCATTGGTTTACGAATTAACGGGTGCAATACGCCATGTAAACGAAGAATTAACTGACTTCGTGTTAATCCTGCAAAGCGTGATCGTCGCGGAAACACTAGAGGCGTTCGAAGCGGAATTGGTGGACGTTTACAAAGCCGCTGTCATGCACTGGGCGCGGTCTGGATTGATCAAGTATTTCGAAACCATCAACCGCAAAGCAGCGGCCGAAATACAGGGCGAACGTAACGAAATAATTGTCACGGAATGGAAAGTCGAGGCGCAAAGCTGCATCGACATGCTAAGCAAACGCATCTTAAAGGTGGCAGCGGATAGCGGCGCGCTAGGTATCGGACGTCGTGAATATGCTGATGGTTTTAGGGCGTCGATCATATGA